The segment AGAACTGATCGGGAATGTGCAAAGTATTTTAATTGATTACGAAAATGGCGAATATGTCGGGGTTGCTGATGCTAGACGTGATGGAGCTTCGGTAGGCTACACACGTCCGGGCAAAAGAAAATGAATAATTGAAAAAGCAGCTGTCAGGTCTATCTGACAGCTGCTTAGTGTGTAGACAAAGTTAATAATTATTCAAAATGATGAGATTCTCGTGTTGATCGTAGTGAAAGGCGCGAAGACTCCTGCGGGAGGAAGGGACAGGTAAGACCCCGCAGGAGTAAGCCGAGGAGGCTTACGGACCGCCCGCTGGAAAGCGAAGCGGCCTGGAACGAAGATCAACAGTTACTTTCAAATTTAAAAATATATAAGGTTTGTCAACAGTCTGAGCAGCTGTCAGGTCTATCTGACAGCTGCTTTTTTTGACTGAACATTTATCCCAGTCAGGAACCACTATCTGAAATCCTTCCTAAAAAGAAACCGTCTACTTCGCTTAGTTTCCCTCTCCAAAGGATTTTCCCTTCTGATGGCGTAGGTTTACTATCACCACAATAAACCTTCGTATTTTTTAGATGGATGAAATTAACTTCGGCGCCTTTATTAGAATCCACGCCTTCCCCTGCATTTGCAAGTTGTTCACTTATTTTTTGGGCAATTTCATTTCCATCTTCAAAGGTTTCACTCATCGTTTCAAAATAATCTTTTGCCGGTATAAGAGTACCGGATATTACAGCACCGTTTACGTTTAAGGTAATATCAAGTGAAAAACCGTGTCTATTGGCAGCTTGCACAAAGAACTCTAAAATACTGTCCTTTTTGGCACCAAGCTCACTATTCATTCACAACTTCCCCTTTCTTAAGTTGAAAAGAAAGTCAGAGGGTTTCTGCTCCCTGTCTTGCCTTATTCAGCTTTAGCTGTCTTTTTAGATGATGAAGTTTTCTTTTTCGTTTTGGTAGAACTAGATTTAGTTCCTGAGCGCTTTTTCTCACTCTTTTCTTTATTTTCATCATCCTTGGCATTGTCTTTCTTTGAATCTTGTTTTTCTGCAGATTCTGATTCAACTTCGGATTCTTCGGACTTATCCTCTTCATCGTCATCATCATCATCAGGGCTAAGTTGTGTTATCATCTCTTCCAACTTTGCTATACGATCTGTGAGTTTACCGTTTTTCTCTTTTAATGATTGATAGTCACTATTATCATCGGAATCTTCATCCTCTTCCCCGCTGTCTGTGAAATCATCTAAAAAGAAGCCATTAATCTCGCTTAGCGGTCCTCTCCAAAGAGCTGATCCTTTAGAAGGGGATGGTTTACTGCTCCCACAAAATACTTTAGCATCCTTAAGATGGATGAAACTTGCTTCAGCCTCTTCCCCTGAATCAATGGATTCTCCTGCTTGAGCAAACTTTTCACTAAGTTGTTGAGCCACATCACTGCCGTCTTCAAAGGTTTCACTCAAACTAACGAAGTATTCTTTGGCTGAAACTATAGTTCCTGTAACAATGGCACCATTTACATTCAATGTGATATCGATAGAAAGATTATGTTTATTCGTTGCCTGGACAAGGAAAGCAAGAATGTTATCTTTCCCTGCCGATTGCTCATTAGTCATATTAATAACTCCCTTTCTTCATTAAGATGAAGTATCGTCATCACTGGAAAGAGTGGTTTCATTGCTCTCTTTATCTTTTTTCTTCTTAGAAGACTTTTTAGCTGTAGAACGTTTCTTTTTTGGTTTACTTTTCTTTCCCTTTTCATCATCCTTACTATCATCTTTCTCTTCTGTATCGTCTTCCTCTTCGTCCTCTGATTCTTCCTCGCTATCCTCTTCTTTATCTTCTTCGCTGTCTTCCTCACTATCCTCTTCGTTGTCTTCTTCGCTATCCTCTTCCTTTTCTTCTTTGCTGTCTTCTTCGCTATCCTCTTCGCTGTCTTCTTCGGAGCTATTGGCTGTTTCTTTATCTTCCGTTAATTTTGTCAGCATTTCCTCCAACTTTCCTAGTCGATCGGTAAGGTTTTTATTTTCCTTCTTCAAGGATTCGTAATCTTCATTTGTGGAGTCCTTTGTAGACTCTTTTGATGCAGCAACCTCTTTCTCACTCGAAGCATCTTCATTGGAAGTTTCATTTTCATTTTCGGACTCATCTTCACTCGTTTCCTCATCCTCTTTATTAAATAGACCTTTTGCTGAACTTTTGATAGAATCATAAGCTTTCTTGGATTTTTCCTTGGCTGTTTCTCCAAAACTAGAACTCTTAGATTTAAGCGCCTCGGTATCAATACTATCCATTAGTTTTTTCCCGTTCTCAGGAGTAGCTAAATAACCGACTGTTGCCCCGATAATTCCTCCTGCAATGGAACGAGTAATTGGACCTGCAAATGACGTTTCTTCCTTATTTGTGTTTTGTTCCTCTGTTTGATTTTCTGTAGTGTTTGTTTTGTTTTCTGCCATGATAAAAACCTCCTATTTTTAGTTGAATTAGTAGTTGAATTCAGTTGAATTTATTCGATTTGTACTTAGCTTTTTTTCAAGAGATTCAAGTCTCTCGTGTAACATTTTATTTTCCTCTTCCAATGCTTTGGTGTTGTTATCTACCGCTTTAGAGCTTAGGTAAGGATCAGTTTCCC is part of the Sutcliffiella sp. FSL R7-0096 genome and harbors:
- the gvpU gene encoding gas vesicle accessory protein GvpU — protein: MNSELGAKKDSILEFFVQAANRHGFSLDITLNVNGAVISGTLIPAKDYFETMSETFEDGNEIAQKISEQLANAGEGVDSNKGAEVNFIHLKNTKVYCGDSKPTPSEGKILWRGKLSEVDGFFLGRISDSGS
- a CDS encoding YtxH domain-containing protein is translated as MAENKTNTTENQTEEQNTNKEETSFAGPITRSIAGGIIGATVGYLATPENGKKLMDSIDTEALKSKSSSFGETAKEKSKKAYDSIKSSAKGLFNKEDEETSEDESENENETSNEDASSEKEVAASKESTKDSTNEDYESLKKENKNLTDRLGKLEEMLTKLTEDKETANSSEEDSEEDSEEDSKEEKEEDSEEDNEEDSEEDSEEDKEEDSEEESEDEEEDDTEEKDDSKDDEKGKKSKPKKKRSTAKKSSKKKKDKESNETTLSSDDDTSS
- the gvpU gene encoding gas vesicle accessory protein GvpU → MTNEQSAGKDNILAFLVQATNKHNLSIDITLNVNGAIVTGTIVSAKEYFVSLSETFEDGSDVAQQLSEKFAQAGESIDSGEEAEASFIHLKDAKVFCGSSKPSPSKGSALWRGPLSEINGFFLDDFTDSGEEDEDSDDNSDYQSLKEKNGKLTDRIAKLEEMITQLSPDDDDDDEEDKSEESEVESESAEKQDSKKDNAKDDENKEKSEKKRSGTKSSSTKTKKKTSSSKKTAKAE